The genomic stretch GGAAGAAAGCTAAGGATTCTATCAGTCTCAATACCAAAGCATTGCTTCAGCACCAGCCTGAACTCATCGAGCTTTATCCACTTGAAAAGCAGGGCAGTCGTCGATTTAACATCTATACCGACTAAGTCCTATCTACAGCACCAAATCAAAAATTCACAAAAATCGCTCCCCGCTCTCTACCCTTCGGTAGAGAGCAAATCGGTCGCGATCTCTGTAGCACTTTATCTGGCTCTACATTCTTTGGGTAACTTATTTGGTCCTTGTTCCGACCTACATACATAGACTCAAATTTGTAAGGTAATACATTAAGGAATATCAACATGATTAAAGGTTTAGCAATTACTCCACCAATCCTGGGACGGATCAGTATCGGTCGTATGATCGAAAAGAATGGCAAGCGCCTACCGGAAAAAGATGATCAATTCACCATTACGTCCCAGATTCAAAGCAAAGAAGGCTGGGTGAAGCATCCACTGGATGATCAGCTTCGAGCGAATACGCCTAATCAAAAGTTGCGCTCAATCCCTGTTCGCATGATCTTCAATGATCCTGATCTAAACTTACGGGCGGAATACACCTTATTTGACCGACAGACCGGTCGTCCCGTCTGTGTCGGTAATGGAGAAACCTGCCAACGTTTAACCAATCAAGGCGTGGAGCAACTTCCCTGTCCATCCCCTGATTTATGTCCATTGGCACAAGGCGGGCATTGCAAGCCCTATGGACGTTTGCATGTGAACTTAGATGAATCGGATGAGTTTGGCACCTTCATCTTTAGAACTACAGGCTTTAACAGTATCCGTACTTTGACTGCACGGCTGAATTATTACCATGCGGCATCAAATGGTTTGTTGTCTTGCCTGCCGTTGCAACTCATTTTAAGAGGTAAGAGTACGACACAGAGCTATCGTCAGCCGGTGTATTACGTGGATCTAACTTTAAGGGAGGGGATTAGCTTGAATGAAGCCATTATTCAGGCAAAGCAAATTGATGAGCAGAGTAAGCAGGCTGGGTTTTATCAGGAGGCTGTGGACTTTACCGCAAGGAAGGGTTTTGGGAATGGAAGGATGGACGTAGACATGGAGGAAGGCTTGGATGTGGTTGAGGAGTTTTATCAGCCTGTTGAAGGCCAGCAGATTGAGGAAACGCAGCCTGAATTTAATATTCAGCAGGGATTGAAAGGATCAGTGACGGCTTTGAATTAAATCGAACCGGGTAAAACCTTACGAGATTGCCGTATCTCATGAGCGAGTTGCTCGAAATCATGAGATAGGAGTAAACATCATGAATGCATTTGTAGGGCAAACATTCCAAATGAACCAGCTGATTAGTATCAAGCAGGTCGTAGAGCTAGTTGGCGTTGGACGTTCAACCATCTATGAAATGATGGATGAGAACTCACCTTACTACGATCCTACTTTTCCAAAGAAAGTAAAAATCACCCAAAACCGTATCGGTTGGTCAGCTTATGAAATCCATCAATGGATTGAAAGTAAGTTGGCGAGCCGTGGATAGAAGGGGAGCTTTTGCTCCCTTATTTTTCCTGTGAAGCATTTTGATTAGAATATTCGATATATGCTTTTTTACAAATATCTTTAGCTATAATTCCCAAATACGTGCATAGGTCTAGATCAGTATATTTTTTAATATCTGCAGGAATATTATCTATAGATAAACCATCATATTTAATTTGGTAAATATAATAGTGAAGTAAAAGCTTTTGAGATTCTTTTAGGTTCTGAAAAGATTCCAATACTTTGTTTTCAGCATCAGATACAGCGACTTCAATTCCCTTTATTGAAGCTAAGTAGCCTACATACTCCCAATCATTCTTTAAATTTATTTCTTTGTTATTTTGACAGTAGTGTGAATTTTTAAAACTTTCTATCGATATTTCAATAATTTGATTCTTAATTTCGTTTTCATAGTCTGTGGCTATAAGTTTAAAGTCATTTGTAATTCTATTAAAATTTTCTTTTTGGTTAGCTGCTTCGAATTGTGTGAAGTACCACTCATAGGATTTATAATTATTTCCAAAAACCTCTATAAATAAAATAAATTCGGGGGTGAGTTTATAAAGCTTTTCTTCTATTTTATAATAATGGTTAGAAAATGATAATTCAGACGTATTATTTATTAAAGTAATAATATCGATAATAAGATTGATATTGATTTGCAGAAGTGTATTAAGCGTTCTATATTTTTTTTCAGAATCTAAATTTATATTTTTAATAATATTTAAGTTATATGTTTCTAGTTCGAAAGTGTGCTCATATTCAATAAAGTCTTTATGTATACAATCTCTCAATATATACATTGTTTCTGTATTGATATTAAATTTCATACTTATAATAGATGGGTCTAAGAAGACTCCAAAAGCACGTCTGAAAGCGAGTGTTAGATCAGTAGTATCCATTAACTCAGGAGAAATGTTCATGCAATCATAAATTTTTCGGCAGCTTGCTGTATTACGAGCTAATCGAAGCTCATTTTTAATGCGTCCTAAGTCTTCAGTTATCCAATCAAAATCTGCCATATGAGAACCTGTTCTTTATTAAAGTAGAATTAAATTTTACGCAAAGCAGTCTGAGCGTATGAGTAGATTCATTAGACCAAATTTCGCGACATAATTTGGCGTATAAGCCTAAAGAAGCCAATATACACACTGCCCAACTATTTGAAAATAGTGTTAAATTGGCGACATATATAATGATAGTTTTGGGTCTAAACATGGATCATTCAGTTCACAACAAATTAGTTTCTTTTATCTGGTCAATTGCAGACGACTGCCTACGTGACGTTTATGTACGAGGTAAGTACGGTAATCCTCCCATAAATAACCGAAGTTAAAAGTAGAGGTTAAGCAGCCATTAGAGGTGGCTTTCCTTTGTTAGCTTGATGTGGTCTTTCATGGTTGTAATGCCACAACCAGTTTGTTGCATAATCTTGTACTTCATCCAAAGTATCAAATAAATGCTTGCTCAGCCAACTATAACGTATGGTCCGATTATAGCGTTCAATATACGCATTCTGCTGTGGCTTACCCGGTTGAATATATTCAATACGAATACCGTGCTCAGTAGCCCAGCGCACAAATTCGTGACTGATAAATTCGGGACCATTATCGCATCGGATCACTAACGGTTTTTCTCTCCACTCCAGCAATTGATTCAACGTACGAATAACCCTGATTGTGGGCAATGAGAACCCTGCTTCAATGGCTAGGCCTTCGCGGCGGTAATCATCAATCACATTCAATAATCGAAACTTGCGACCATCGGAAAGCTGATCATGCATAAAATCTAATGACCAAACCTGATTTTCTCGGATTGGTTCTTTCAATGGTTCAGGCGCATGCCGTTTTAGTCTTCTTCTCGGTTTAATACGCAGATTCAGTGCCAACTCACAGTAAATGCGGTAAACCCGCTTGTGATTCCAGCAGCAACTCTCAACATGCCGTAAATACGAGAAGCACAAACCAAAGCCCCAATCGGAATTTTCCTCAGTGAGTTCAATGAGCTGTTCAGCAATGAGTGCATTGTCATCGCTGAGTTTGGCTTGATAGCGGTAGCAGGTTTCACTAATGCCAAATGCTTTACAAGCCAAACGAATACTAATGGCATGCTGGGCAACTGCCTGTTGTGCCATCTTACGCCGGCAAGATGGCTTTACCCTTGCGCAGCAGTGCTGCTCATTGCCATCGCTTCCTGGATGATTTCGGCCTTTAATCGCTCTTCCGCATACATCTTTTTAAGTCTGGTATTTTCGGCTTCTAGCTCTTTGAGTCGAGCCATTAATGATGTATCCATACCACCATATTTGGCACGCCATTTATAAAAGGTAGCATTACTCATGCCGTGTTCACGGCAAAGGGTAGCTACAGGTGTGCCAGACTCCGCCTGTTTTAAAATGGATATGATCTGGCTGTCAGTAAATTTAGATGTTTTCATGCAGAATCTCCTGCTCGTATCTTAAGAGAAAATTCTACTTTTAGATCCTTTTATTTTTAGGGGGGATTACCCCTAGACAGATTCCTTTGGAACGCAATAACTATTTAAAATTTCGTTTCATTAAACCATTGAATGAAGAAAACTTACTTAATGGTTTTAGTGGTGAAGTTTTTAAAAGTAATGGAATTACAAGTGATTGGTATGACGAAGAAAAAAATGAAAGAAATCGTCATAAAAATGTAGAGGAAAACTATATTCCATCTAATTTAAAAGCAAACCCAAGATTCTTTAAATTTATATTTTTTCCTTTACATCAAAAATTGGTTTGTGAAGTGAAAGACCCTGAAAATGAGATCCAAATCGGATTGCTTGAAAAATTTTTAAAGAAGCTAATTATAACGGACAAATTGCAGGACAAATTTGGCCGAATCATAGTTA from Acinetobacter lwoffii encodes the following:
- a CDS encoding recombination directionality factor, which codes for MIKGLAITPPILGRISIGRMIEKNGKRLPEKDDQFTITSQIQSKEGWVKHPLDDQLRANTPNQKLRSIPVRMIFNDPDLNLRAEYTLFDRQTGRPVCVGNGETCQRLTNQGVEQLPCPSPDLCPLAQGGHCKPYGRLHVNLDESDEFGTFIFRTTGFNSIRTLTARLNYYHAASNGLLSCLPLQLILRGKSTTQSYRQPVYYVDLTLREGISLNEAIIQAKQIDEQSKQAGFYQEAVDFTARKGFGNGRMDVDMEEGLDVVEEFYQPVEGQQIEETQPEFNIQQGLKGSVTALN
- a CDS encoding helix-turn-helix transcriptional regulator, whose amino-acid sequence is MNAFVGQTFQMNQLISIKQVVELVGVGRSTIYEMMDENSPYYDPTFPKKVKITQNRIGWSAYEIHQWIESKLASRG